A stretch of the Ornithodoros turicata isolate Travis chromosome 4, ASM3712646v1, whole genome shotgun sequence genome encodes the following:
- the LOC135393249 gene encoding solute carrier family 22 member 7-like, with translation MSSTQRQRPTRSRESLMPSPDSLLRPTKSQRTTRGRTPKTKRVSSDSSSRVEVSSRGSSRDMSSQAPSANPTPQLSEPFQSKRRKMHRSRRRTPPSLPPVIEAHALEGPLRLPMPQPSEGASRASSAPSTTGQLSANPQLEASSECTDITQADIYGHGYYQSTILFCCVLSLVVFRCHSLAFKIIARHVDFWCRKPAVFQNFTDAEWKNVGIPIMQDGTFSRCKVYDDPLGPYRNQVPCAAWEYDRSPRTIITTWNLVCNKEWVLSFAAVMYIIGAVVFLPAMGMIADQVGRRPVTCIAVAVLLAAGVWTCFASNLTFFVCARCAVSGCTSTIFVTIFTLLFEVTSVEYRTLYCIVAISLGVVISSIIISVLSQFEIDWRITQVMLMGLTSLLLSTFYIVEESPCWLLACCNFKRAEEAMLWAAQMNGESLENVRMKFNKLKSTMPLKAAARGVTPLGVTPFFLFICPVIRVRCGNILIFWFIVMLTFYGYETSNVIEHELMWTKVITLLCPGPLSVVSYYAIRRIGRKTTLILSLGFVGMASAALILTYPRQMWHIANLFLVIARGATYVAVSVSFIYTAELFPTVLRSIGICTAYLCGQLGAVAAVVLRSAQNLIPGPIGMTVLAAAVLFAEFALLRLPETSSQPLIHTLKQLEELNLKVPQPETFPEGVGRAPPKEPHGLANDNGPGGAQTAFYAERLKSQYRSLSSVQSGGRPKSRGASTPPLSNRKAIST, from the coding sequence ATGTCTTCAACACAGCGTCAGCGACCTACGCGTTCGAGGGAGTCTCTGATGCCATCACCGGATTCCCTACTCCGCCCAACTAAGTCTCAGCGTACCACCCGTGGACGTACCCCCAAGACCAAAAGGGTCTCGTCTGATTCTTCGAGTCGGGTTGAGGTTTCATCGAGAGGATCATCTCGTGACATGTCTTCACAGGCACCGTCTGCGAACCCCACCCCACAACTGTCTGAACCATTTCAATCGAAGCGGAGGAAGATGCATCGCAGTAGGCGTCGTACACCGCCGTCACTGCCACCCGTGATCGAGGCGCATGCTCTCGAAGGTCCGCTGCGGCTTCCAATGCCACAGCCGAGCGAAGGAGCCAGCCGAGCGTCCTCAGCCCCTAGCACAACGGGACAATTGAGCGCAAACCCGCAACTGGAAGCATCCAGTGAGTGCACGGACATCACTCAAGCTGACATCTACGGCCACGGCTACTACCAGAGCACGATCCTCTTCTGCTGCGTCTTGTCTTTGGTAGTCTTTCGATGCCACAGCCTTGCGTTCAAGATCATCGCGCGTCATGTAGACTTCTGGTGCAGAAAGCCCGCTGTATTTCAGAACTTCACTGATGCTGAGTGGAAGAACGTCGGTATACCGATAATGCAAGATGGTACTTTCAGCCGATGCAAAGTTTACGACGATCCGCTCGGACCCTACCGTAATCAGGTGCCTTGTGCGGCTTGGGAGTATGATAGGTCACCTCGTACCATTATCACTACGTGGAACCTGGTGTGCAACAAGGAATGGGTATTATCATTTGCAGCGGTGATGTACATCATAGGAGCAGTGGTATTCCTTCCAGCCATGGGAATGATTGCAGATCAAGTTGGACGTCGCCCTGTCACCTGCATTGCGGTAGCAGTCCTTCTGGCGGCCGGCGTTTGGACCTGCTTCGCTTCCAACTTAACATTCTTCGTCTGCGCGCGCTGTGCTGTGTCAGGGTGTACCAGCACTATTTTTGTGACCATCTTTACTCTCCTCTTCGAGGTGACCTCTGTGGAGTACCGAACGTTGTACTGTATCGTTGCAATATCACTGGGAGTCGTCATATCCAGCATCATTATCAGCGTCCTCAGCCagttcgaaatcgactggagaATAACACAAGTAATGCTCATGGGACTGACATCACTGCTGCTCAGCACGTTCTACATAGTCGAAGAATCGCCGTGCTGGCTTCTTGCTTGTTGCAATTTCAAGCGAGCGGAAGAAGCGATGCTTTGGGCAGCCCAGATGAATGGCGAGTCGCTTGAGAATGTGAGGATGAAATTTAACAAGTTGAAGAGCACCATGCCTCTGAAAGCGGCCGCCAGGGGAGTAACACCACTCGGAGTAACACccttttttctattcatctgtCCGGTGATACGTGTCCGTTGTGGCAACATACTCATCTTTTGGTTCATCGTCATGCTCACGTTCTACGGATATGAAACATCCAATGTTATTGAACATGAGTTAATGTGGACAAAAGTCATCACACTCTTATGTCCTGGGCCACTCAGTGTAGTATCCTACTACGCTATACGCCGAATAGGTCGAAAGACTACCCTTATTTTATCCCTTGGGTTCGTTGGCATGGCAAGCGCCGCGTTGATTCTTACCTATCCTCGTCAAATGTGGCACATCGCGAACCTCTTTCTAGTGATAGCAAGAGGAGCGACGTACGTTGCCGTCTCCGTAAGCTTTATCTACACCGCCGAACTGTTTCCTACCGTACTACGAAGTATTGGCATCTGTACGGCTTACCTGTGCGGCCAATTGGGAGCTGTAGCGGCTGTTGTATTGAGGTCTGCCCAAAACCTGATACCTGGTCCAATCGGAATGACTGTGCTGGCGGCCGCAGTGCTGTTTGCCGAGTTTGCTCTTCTGAGACTGCCTGAAACAAGCTCTCAACCGTTGATTCATACTCTCAAGCAGCTCGAAGAACTGAACTTGAAGGTGCCTCAGCCAGAAACCTTCCCTGAGGGCGTTGGAAGGGCTCCACCGAAAGAACCTCATGGTCTGGCAAATGATAATGGACCTGGAGGAGCACAGACTGCATTTTATGCTGAGCGCCTCAAGTCTCAGTATAGGTCTTTATCATCCGTGCAGTCTGGTGGAAGGCCCAAGTCTAGAGGAGCATCGACCCCACCTCTAAGTAACCGCAAGGCCATCTCTACATAA